The following proteins are co-located in the bacterium genome:
- a CDS encoding glycosyltransferase — MEEFIEKVEFFIKNNNLREKIGKANKEKIIKNYNWIESAKKLKTVYEKIL, encoded by the coding sequence ATAGAAGAATTTATAGAAAAAGTGGAATTTTTTATAAAAAATAATAATTTAAGAGAAAAAATTGGAAAAGCCAATAAAGAAAAAATTATTAAGAATTATAACTGGATAGAAAGTGCAAAAAAATTAAAAACTGTTTACGAGAAAATTCTATGA
- a CDS encoding ABC transporter ATP-binding protein codes for MKKLTKFLKPYKKFVILAPLFMILEVVCDLYQPTLLAKLVDEGVIKGNVDLILKTSILMFFIALIGLVGGILCTIYASFASQNFGCDLREELFKKIAYSPIHSLNKLPTSSLITRLTNDVSQLQQLIMMLLRIVIRAPLLFFGGLVMAIYLNPKLSLIFLFLIPATMLIYFKVIRKSFPLFRKVQSKIDELNRVIIENLSGIRLVRIFMRKDYEEGRFDRTNNELVETIRQSFFYSLAAGPLFMLILNYGIVGVLWFGGILVRSNAMQVGEIIAYINYLMRILRSLLMIANILTFISRASASAERVNEILEIKEKEENIKNGNDLKRGDIIFKNVLFSYNGKEVLKDISFHIKNEETIGITGTTSSGKSTIINLLLKFYSPKKGEILIDGVNIQEIPSNKIREKISVVFQNVSLFSGTIKENILWGNEKVDEKELIKVSEICRVDEFVRNFPDGYETFIGARGVNLSGGQKQRITIARAVIKKPLILILDGATSAIDMINEQKILQGIKEYLSKTTFIIISQRISSLIKSDRIFVIDEGKIINQGNHTQLLKMSQFYREMAEIQIGREEIKNA; via the coding sequence ATGAAAAAATTGACTAAATTCTTAAAGCCGTATAAAAAATTCGTTATTTTAGCACCTCTTTTTATGATATTAGAAGTTGTCTGTGACCTTTATCAACCTACTCTTCTTGCGAAACTTGTTGATGAGGGAGTTATAAAGGGAAATGTTGATTTGATTTTAAAAACATCTATTTTAATGTTTTTTATAGCACTAATTGGATTGGTTGGCGGAATTTTATGTACAATATATGCATCTTTTGCCAGTCAAAATTTTGGGTGTGATTTAAGAGAAGAACTTTTCAAAAAAATTGCTTATTCTCCTATACATTCGTTAAATAAATTACCAACTTCATCATTAATTACGCGTCTTACAAATGATGTTTCGCAATTACAACAACTTATTATGATGTTATTAAGAATTGTTATCAGGGCTCCTCTCCTTTTCTTTGGTGGATTAGTTATGGCTATTTATCTAAATCCTAAACTTTCACTTATATTTTTGTTTCTTATACCAGCAACAATGCTCATATATTTTAAGGTAATTAGAAAAAGTTTCCCGCTTTTTAGAAAAGTCCAGAGTAAAATAGATGAATTAAACAGAGTAATAATTGAAAATCTTTCTGGTATAAGGTTGGTAAGAATTTTTATGAGAAAGGACTATGAAGAAGGAAGATTTGACAGAACAAATAATGAGTTAGTGGAAACTATCAGACAATCATTTTTTTATTCATTGGCAGCAGGACCACTATTTATGCTGATTCTTAATTACGGTATTGTTGGTGTGTTATGGTTTGGCGGGATTCTTGTAAGAAGTAATGCAATGCAGGTAGGAGAAATAATTGCCTATATAAACTATTTAATGAGAATTTTAAGGTCATTATTGATGATAGCAAATATTTTAACTTTTATATCAAGGGCATCTGCTTCTGCAGAAAGAGTAAATGAGATATTAGAAATTAAAGAAAAAGAAGAAAATATAAAAAATGGGAATGACTTAAAAAGAGGTGATATTATTTTTAAAAATGTTTTATTTAGTTATAATGGGAAAGAAGTTTTAAAAGATATTTCTTTTCATATAAAAAATGAAGAGACCATAGGAATTACAGGAACAACAAGTTCTGGAAAATCAACCATAATAAATTTACTTTTGAAGTTTTATTCTCCTAAAAAAGGAGAAATTTTAATTGATGGAGTTAACATACAGGAAATTCCATCCAATAAGATAAGGGAAAAAATTTCAGTTGTTTTTCAAAATGTATCTCTTTTTTCTGGAACAATAAAAGAAAATATTTTATGGGGAAATGAAAAAGTTGATGAAAAAGAACTTATAAAGGTATCGGAAATATGCAGAGTAGATGAATTTGTGAGAAATTTTCCTGATGGATATGAAACATTTATAGGGGCAAGAGGAGTAAATCTTTCAGGAGGACAGAAACAAAGAATTACAATTGCAAGAGCAGTTATAAAAAAACCATTAATTCTTATTCTTGATGGTGCTACAAGTGCAATTGATATGATAAATGAACAAAAAATACTACAGGGTATAAAAGAATATTTAAGTAAAACTACTTTTATAATTATATCCCAAAGAATAAGTTCACTTATAAAAAGTGATAGAATTTTTGTAATAGACGAAGGGAAAATTATAAATCAGGGAAATCATACTCAACTTCTTAAAATGAGTCAATTTTATAGAGAGATGGCTGAAATACAAATAGGTAGGGAGGAAATTAAAAATGCCTAA
- a CDS encoding GDP-mannose 4,6-dehydratase, whose translation MKYLITGGAGFIGSHIVEELLKRNSEIFVLDDLSTGSLLNVKDFLRNENFHIFIDTILNEHITEELVRRSDFVFHLASVVGVKRVMENPIDSLIINILGTHNVLKSCVKYNKKVLITSTSEIYGKNKNVPFNEETDIVIGSTKKKRWSYACSKAIDEFLAFAYNEEQNLSVIIVRLFNTVGSRQTDKYGMVIPKFVKQALKNEVITVFGDGNQTRCFISVKDVVETLLKLIEKKEAYGDVFNVGSDEEVKIKDLSFKIKEITGSKSEIKFISPEKIYTSGFEDMERRVPDTSKIKKIIDFKIKYSLEDIIKDVVNYYKNIQATVLPEK comes from the coding sequence ATGAAATATCTAATAACAGGCGGGGCTGGCTTTATTGGTTCACACATAGTTGAAGAATTGCTTAAAAGAAATAGTGAAATTTTTGTTTTAGATGACCTATCAACTGGTTCACTTTTGAATGTAAAAGATTTTTTAAGAAATGAAAATTTTCATATTTTTATTGATACAATACTAAACGAGCATATAACAGAAGAACTTGTTAGAAGGAGCGATTTTGTTTTTCATCTCGCTTCTGTTGTTGGGGTAAAAAGGGTAATGGAAAATCCCATTGATTCTTTAATTATAAATATTTTGGGAACACATAATGTTTTAAAAAGTTGTGTAAAATATAACAAAAAGGTTTTGATAACTTCAACATCAGAAATTTATGGAAAGAATAAAAATGTTCCTTTTAATGAAGAAACAGATATTGTAATTGGTTCTACAAAAAAGAAAAGATGGAGTTATGCCTGTTCAAAAGCAATTGATGAATTCCTTGCATTTGCTTACAACGAGGAACAAAATTTATCAGTTATAATTGTAAGGTTATTTAATACAGTTGGTTCAAGACAGACAGATAAATATGGAATGGTAATTCCTAAATTTGTTAAGCAGGCGTTGAAAAATGAAGTAATTACAGTTTTTGGAGATGGAAATCAAACAAGATGTTTTATTTCTGTAAAAGATGTAGTTGAAACACTTCTAAAACTGATAGAAAAAAAAGAAGCATATGGAGATGTTTTTAATGTTGGAAGTGATGAAGAAGTAAAAATTAAAGACCTATCTTTTAAAATAAAAGAAATTACAGGTAGTAAATCCGAAATTAAATTTATAAGTCCAGAAAAAATTTATACATCTGGTTTTGAAGATATGGAAAGAAGAGTTCCTGATACATCAAAAATAAAAAAAATAATTGATTTCAAAATTAAATATTCATTAGAAGATATTATTAAAGATGTAGTTAATTATTATAAAAATATTCAGGCAACTGTATTGCCTGAAAAATAG
- a CDS encoding NAD-dependent epimerase/dehydratase family protein, whose amino-acid sequence MKVLVTGGAGFIGSHTVDKLIEEGNNVFIIDNLSTGNKQNINKKAKFFNIDIRDKKISDIFKEERFDAIFHFAAQINVRKSVEEPFFDIDVNINGTLNIITNFLKYGKGRKFIFSSTGGAIYGDTKTIPTSEKIIPFPLCPYGISKLGVEKFLHYYSYFNNLEYVALRYGNVYGPRQNPYSEAGVIAIFIGKILKEEICTIYGDGNQTRDFVFIEDVVKANLMCFKKNVKGVFNVGTNKETSVNKIFNCLKKISGKNIKAIYKDEKTGDIKRSCLKIDKIIKKVGWEPDIMIEKGIEKTYKWFKGNFEQ is encoded by the coding sequence ATGAAAGTACTTGTAACAGGCGGTGCTGGTTTTATTGGTAGTCATACTGTTGATAAACTTATTGAAGAGGGCAATAATGTTTTTATAATAGATAATTTATCAACTGGAAATAAACAAAACATAAATAAAAAGGCAAAGTTTTTTAATATTGACATAAGAGATAAAAAAATTTCTGATATTTTCAAAGAAGAGAGATTTGATGCTATTTTTCATTTTGCAGCACAGATTAATGTCAGGAAATCAGTTGAGGAGCCATTTTTTGATATTGATGTAAATATAAATGGGACATTAAATATTATTACAAATTTTTTAAAATATGGAAAAGGAAGAAAATTTATTTTCTCCTCAACAGGAGGGGCAATTTACGGAGATACAAAAACTATTCCTACTTCTGAAAAAATAATTCCTTTTCCTCTTTGTCCATATGGAATTTCAAAATTAGGAGTTGAAAAATTTCTCCATTATTATTCATATTTTAACAACCTTGAATATGTTGCTTTAAGATACGGAAATGTTTATGGTCCAAGACAAAATCCTTATTCAGAAGCAGGTGTTATTGCAATTTTTATTGGTAAAATTTTAAAGGAAGAAATTTGTACAATTTATGGAGATGGAAACCAAACAAGAGATTTTGTTTTTATTGAAGATGTTGTTAAAGCAAATTTGATGTGCTTTAAGAAAAATGTTAAAGGTGTTTTTAATGTTGGAACTAATAAAGAAACAAGTGTTAATAAAATTTTTAATTGTTTAAAAAAAATCAGTGGAAAAAATATAAAAGCTATATATAAAGATGAAAAAACAGGGGATATAAAAAGAAGTTGTTTGAAAATCGATAAAATAATAAAAAAAGTTGGGTGGGAACCAGATATAATGATTGAAAAAGGCATTGAGAAAACATATAAATGGTTTAAAGGAAATTTTGAACAATGA
- a CDS encoding class I SAM-dependent methyltransferase, producing the protein MRKEYLLKFKDQIEIWDEKWNTAEIEKEIYEAKNSPIADIIKIFLPSQGKILDVGCGLGGYLIWLKSEGFNIYGIDFSKEAIRRLKIYNPSLDVEISDCEALPFSDNYFDVYISLGVLEHIESGCLKALKEANRVLRDNGIVIISVPFLNLYRLIKDFFIFKLMGKESYVLTNVEEKNIVFYRRKLYKEEKKYSFFQYYFSLSEIRKLLKKSQFNIILWTPYSVLPGILEIKLFQKLYKKFILSKSKENLYKIKRIENSKKINNKSIKKRKFYFILAKRFYKLLSWEKSKNLLEKNILNIFRHIFGHMILIIGVKNDN; encoded by the coding sequence ATGAGAAAAGAATATTTATTAAAATTTAAAGACCAAATAGAAATCTGGGATGAAAAATGGAATACTGCTGAAATAGAAAAAGAAATTTATGAAGCAAAAAATTCTCCCATTGCTGATATTATAAAAATTTTCTTACCTTCTCAAGGAAAAATTCTTGATGTTGGTTGTGGATTAGGTGGATATTTAATATGGCTAAAAAGCGAGGGATTTAATATATATGGAATTGACTTTTCAAAGGAAGCAATCAGGCGGTTAAAAATTTATAATCCATCTTTGGATGTTGAAATATCTGATTGCGAAGCATTACCATTCTCAGATAATTATTTTGATGTATATATCTCTCTTGGTGTATTAGAACATATAGAATCAGGTTGTTTAAAAGCACTGAAAGAAGCAAATAGAGTTTTAAGGGATAATGGAATAGTTATTATAAGTGTTCCCTTTTTAAATTTATATAGGTTGATAAAAGATTTTTTTATTTTTAAATTAATGGGAAAAGAAAGTTATGTTTTAACTAATGTAGAAGAAAAAAATATAGTGTTTTACAGGAGAAAACTTTATAAAGAGGAGAAAAAATATAGTTTTTTTCAATATTATTTTTCTTTATCAGAAATAAGAAAACTCCTCAAAAAATCTCAATTTAATATTATTCTCTGGACTCCTTATTCAGTTTTACCCGGTATTTTAGAAATAAAATTATTTCAAAAATTATATAAAAAGTTTATTTTAAGTAAAAGTAAAGAAAACCTGTATAAAATAAAAAGAATAGAAAATTCAAAAAAAATTAATAATAAATCAATAAAAAAAAGAAAATTTTATTTTATTCTTGCTAAACGATTTTATAAACTTCTCTCATGGGAAAAGAGCAAAAATTTATTAGAAAAAAATATATTGAATATCTTTAGACATATTTTTGGACACATGATTCTCATTATTGGGGTAAAAAATGATAACTAA
- a CDS encoding glycosyltransferase family 39 protein produces MNRKKENTLLFLILFSGFIIRLVYLYFFKDTAFFNPYLMDKHDQKTFILWAETILKHPFYVDGKVFYMAPFYPYLLSLFYLLSSGNILIILIFQAVIDTGTCYLLYLIGKKLFGEKVGLISSFLGCFYKTFIVYSISILSDGIILFLYTLFFFLLIWSLEKPTFKRWIITGIILGFCALSKPTIGIYLPFLFFGLFYLKDKKLLPLNLSHQKQALITFFLIIFVSGITILPVTIRNFIVEHKFVPICFNGPINWAIGNSSDSIGLFYYPKGEVLSVFSLPFWKLFLTKLYLFFTSYEWPQNMNVYLVEKVIPFLKLAFIKFGFVVPVGVFAFFILFKNFKKYYFLITFTFFNVLWVVLFFITDRYRLPAVSCFIVLCSYFFIWVYEKIFREKKLFLPFLTCFFILIFAYFFDITPGPLIPDESKKIFALLSVKNIQNDLKNGNIKKAKKESKKYNEILPDDPKSSYLLACVYYELKDIDKCFYYLEKTLEISPDYEPARKFLNDILK; encoded by the coding sequence ATGAATAGAAAAAAAGAAAATACTCTTCTTTTTTTAATACTTTTTTCAGGATTTATTATAAGATTAGTTTATCTTTATTTTTTCAAAGATACTGCATTCTTTAATCCATACTTGATGGATAAGCATGACCAGAAGACATTTATATTATGGGCTGAAACAATTTTAAAACATCCATTTTATGTTGATGGAAAAGTATTTTATATGGCACCATTTTATCCATATTTACTTTCCCTTTTTTACCTTTTAAGCAGTGGAAATATCCTGATTATTTTAATTTTTCAAGCAGTTATTGATACAGGAACATGTTATCTTTTATATCTAATAGGTAAAAAACTTTTTGGAGAAAAAGTTGGTCTTATTTCATCTTTTCTTGGGTGTTTTTACAAAACATTTATTGTTTATTCTATCTCAATTTTAAGCGATGGAATTATACTATTTCTTTACACTCTTTTTTTCTTTTTACTTATATGGTCCCTTGAAAAACCGACATTTAAAAGATGGATAATTACAGGAATTATTTTGGGCTTTTGTGCTTTATCTAAACCAACAATAGGAATTTATCTCCCTTTTTTATTTTTTGGACTATTCTATTTAAAGGATAAAAAACTATTACCACTGAACTTATCTCATCAAAAGCAAGCACTTATTACTTTTTTTCTTATTATTTTTGTTTCAGGTATTACAATTTTACCAGTTACTATAAGAAATTTTATTGTTGAACATAAGTTTGTTCCAATATGTTTTAATGGTCCTATAAATTGGGCAATTGGTAATAGTTCTGATTCAATAGGACTTTTTTATTATCCAAAGGGAGAGGTTTTAAGTGTGTTTTCATTGCCTTTCTGGAAATTATTCTTAACAAAATTATACCTATTTTTTACAAGTTATGAATGGCCACAAAATATGAATGTGTACCTTGTAGAAAAAGTTATTCCATTTTTAAAGCTAGCTTTTATAAAATTTGGATTTGTTGTTCCTGTTGGTGTCTTTGCCTTTTTTATACTTTTTAAGAACTTTAAGAAATATTACTTTTTAATTACATTTACATTTTTTAATGTTCTATGGGTGGTTCTTTTTTTCATTACAGATAGATATAGATTGCCTGCTGTAAGTTGTTTTATTGTTTTATGTTCTTATTTTTTTATCTGGGTTTATGAAAAAATCTTTAGAGAAAAAAAATTGTTTTTACCATTTCTAACCTGTTTTTTTATTTTAATTTTTGCTTATTTTTTTGATATAACACCAGGACCACTCATTCCAGATGAAAGTAAAAAAATTTTTGCACTTTTAAGTGTAAAAAATATACAGAACGATTTAAAAAATGGAAATATTAAAAAAGCAAAAAAAGAAAGTAAAAAATATAATGAAATTTTGCCTGATGACCCTAAAAGCAGTTATCTACTTGCTTGTGTTTATTATGAACTAAAAGATATTGATAAATGTTTTTATTATTTAGAAAAAACACTTGAAATAAGTCCTGATTACGAACCAGCAAGGAAATTTTTAAATGATATCCTAAAATGA
- the asnB gene encoding asparagine synthase (glutamine-hydrolyzing) has translation MGSICGIYNFDEKKIVDKKILKKMSDKLKHRGTDKEGYYLNRNIGFGHKQFMIGYESREQPISNENETIWIVLDGEIYNYVELREFLIKKGHKFSTKSDEEVIIHLYEDYEGECLQFLRGMFVIAIWDERKKRLFIATDKIGQKTLYYINKDGKFVFASEIKALLEFPEYEKEINFEGINYLFAYEWWIPWPYTSFKNIYKMLPATYFMIEGNKLTEKKYWTPDFINKTKKKEKEIIDELYNLIDESVKIRLRNNIPVGALLSGGVDSSGIVAFMSNYLSHIKTFTIGFKNKEKLNQEFLRAREISEMFRTEHYEVLLTDEDLIENIPQLVINHDEPYVCITGLYTYFLTKFIKEKGISLTLSGNGPDEIFWGYSSGVDLKIKSIVNGIAKYVPDEILNIFPKFLLPKNIQIRIENLKKPFSIKLSEGINKKFEENTFGLFKKNFPKINKNYGLLAKEYFSEAEGKTDLITAYSYTALMLTYAFGLTIQPNLDGMANTVEIKSPFLDQKIIEFAFSLPLEYKVKGFTPKGCKYIFKKTMEKKLPKNLLYAKKLAFGTDIKWEKLIVEKFGEKIKAEVLNGWWVKNNFFSREYIEMLFSKMPETKTSLQILRLYTLELWYRIYFKK, from the coding sequence ATGGGTAGCATTTGTGGAATTTATAATTTTGATGAAAAAAAAATAGTAGATAAAAAAATACTTAAAAAAATGTCTGATAAATTAAAACATAGAGGGACTGATAAAGAAGGATACTATTTAAATAGAAACATAGGTTTTGGGCACAAACAATTTATGATTGGATACGAAAGTAGAGAACAACCAATAAGTAATGAAAATGAAACAATTTGGATTGTTTTAGATGGAGAAATATATAACTATGTTGAACTAAGGGAATTTTTGATTAAAAAAGGGCATAAATTTTCAACAAAAAGTGATGAAGAAGTGATAATTCATCTTTATGAGGATTATGAAGGAGAATGTCTACAATTTTTAAGAGGTATGTTTGTAATTGCTATATGGGATGAAAGAAAAAAAAGATTATTTATTGCAACTGATAAAATAGGACAAAAAACATTATATTATATCAATAAGGATGGAAAATTTGTTTTTGCTTCTGAAATAAAAGCACTTCTTGAATTTCCCGAATATGAAAAAGAAATAAATTTTGAAGGGATAAATTATTTATTTGCCTATGAATGGTGGATTCCTTGGCCCTATACTTCTTTTAAAAATATTTATAAAATGCTCCCTGCAACTTACTTTATGATTGAAGGGAACAAATTAACAGAAAAGAAATATTGGACTCCTGATTTTATAAATAAAACAAAAAAGAAGGAAAAAGAAATTATTGATGAACTTTATAACTTAATTGATGAATCTGTTAAAATAAGATTGAGAAATAATATACCAGTTGGAGCATTACTTTCTGGGGGAGTTGATTCAAGTGGTATTGTTGCTTTTATGAGTAATTACCTTTCACATATTAAAACTTTTACAATTGGATTTAAAAATAAAGAAAAACTAAATCAGGAATTTTTAAGAGCAAGAGAAATTTCCGAAATGTTTAGGACGGAACATTATGAAGTTTTGTTAACAGATGAAGATTTAATTGAAAATATTCCACAACTGGTAATAAACCATGATGAACCTTATGTTTGTATAACTGGGTTATATACATATTTTCTTACAAAATTTATAAAAGAGAAGGGTATATCATTAACTTTAAGTGGAAACGGGCCAGATGAGATTTTCTGGGGATATTCAAGCGGAGTTGATTTGAAAATAAAAAGTATTGTTAATGGGATTGCTAAATATGTTCCTGATGAAATCTTGAATATATTTCCTAAATTTCTTCTCCCTAAAAATATTCAAATAAGAATAGAAAACTTAAAGAAACCGTTTTCCATTAAGTTATCCGAAGGAATAAACAAAAAGTTTGAAGAAAATACTTTTGGACTATTCAAGAAAAATTTTCCTAAAATTAATAAAAACTATGGATTGCTTGCTAAAGAATATTTTTCTGAAGCAGAAGGAAAAACTGATTTAATAACCGCTTATAGTTATACTGCTTTAATGCTAACTTATGCCTTTGGGTTAACAATTCAGCCCAATCTTGATGGAATGGCAAATACAGTAGAAATCAAATCTCCTTTTTTAGACCAGAAAATAATTGAATTTGCCTTTTCCCTTCCATTAGAATATAAAGTTAAAGGGTTTACGCCAAAAGGATGTAAGTATATTTTCAAAAAAACAATGGAAAAAAAATTGCCAAAGAATTTATTATATGCAAAGAAACTTGCTTTTGGGACAGACATTAAATGGGAAAAATTAATTGTTGAAAAATTTGGTGAAAAAATAAAAGCAGAGGTTCTAAATGGATGGTGGGTAAAAAACAATTTTTTTTCAAGAGAATACATTGAAATGCTATTTTCTAAAATGCCAGAGACAAAAACATCATTACAAATCTTGCGTCTTTATACACTTGAATTATGGTATAGAATCTATTTTAAAAAATGA
- a CDS encoding glycosyltransferase family 4 protein has protein sequence MKKEKICIICNDPFSDYLLNRGKECIEKYFNPLLKFETHIISFEDCYKYQTRKIGTLIIHPFCEKQFKKTLFYPWRVIRTLSRHLLRGIKIIKIIKIEKIQLVRGYGISNLAFIGLIASKITKKPYIISLHNDYDYMFKLKGKTKRIMWHFLEKLTIKFSDFVIVVSPFLIEYAKKHGNKKVVYIPNPLDLEKFIEVGKKRTFNEKEEKTLIFAGRFFDPQKNFYRLLVAYSKIKSELREKSKLFVLGDYGGKLGYYKELTKKLGIEKNVEFIGRVPRTEMPLWYMKGDFLLLPSLYEALPNALIEGMATGLPVLTSKHPSCTYLVDESNGVIVNPLNVDEIKEGIEKLLSMKQEEYKEKAENSVKKVKNFNDEEVFKKVAFLYEKLIKR, from the coding sequence ATGAAAAAAGAAAAAATCTGTATTATTTGTAATGACCCATTCTCAGATTATCTTTTGAATAGAGGAAAAGAGTGCATAGAAAAATACTTTAATCCTTTGCTTAAATTTGAAACACATATTATTTCATTTGAGGATTGTTATAAATATCAAACCAGAAAAATCGGTACTTTAATTATTCATCCTTTTTGTGAAAAACAATTCAAAAAAACATTATTTTACCCCTGGAGAGTTATTAGAACATTATCAAGACATCTTTTGAGAGGTATAAAAATTATAAAAATTATAAAAATAGAGAAAATTCAACTTGTAAGGGGGTATGGTATTTCTAATTTAGCTTTTATTGGTCTTATTGCATCTAAAATTACAAAAAAACCTTATATTATTTCTTTGCATAACGATTATGATTATATGTTTAAACTGAAAGGAAAAACAAAAAGAATAATGTGGCATTTTCTTGAAAAACTCACAATAAAGTTTTCTGATTTTGTAATTGTAGTAAGTCCTTTTCTTATTGAATATGCTAAAAAACATGGAAATAAAAAAGTTGTTTATATACCAAACCCTCTTGATCTAGAAAAATTTATTGAAGTTGGAAAGAAAAGAACTTTTAACGAAAAGGAAGAAAAAACATTGATTTTTGCTGGAAGATTTTTTGACCCACAAAAAAATTTTTATCGTCTTTTAGTTGCATATAGTAAAATAAAGTCAGAACTAAGGGAAAAAAGTAAATTATTTGTTCTTGGAGATTATGGGGGAAAACTCGGATATTATAAGGAGTTAACAAAAAAATTGGGAATAGAAAAAAATGTTGAGTTTATTGGAAGAGTTCCAAGAACAGAAATGCCATTATGGTATATGAAAGGTGATTTTTTGCTTTTACCCTCTTTATATGAAGCATTACCAAATGCACTAATTGAAGGGATGGCAACAGGACTTCCTGTTTTAACTTCAAAGCATCCTTCCTGTACTTATCTTGTTGATGAGAGTAATGGGGTTATTGTTAATCCATTGAATGTAGACGAAATAAAAGAAGGGATTGAAAAATTATTAAGTATGAAGCAAGAAGAATATAAAGAAAAAGCAGAAAATTCAGTCAAAAAGGTTAAAAATTTTAATGATGAAGAAGTTTTTAAAAAAGTTGCCTTTTTATACGAAAAATTAATCAAGAGGTAA